From Corynebacterium sp. BD556, the proteins below share one genomic window:
- the rplA gene encoding 50S ribosomal protein L1 — MAKKSKRYEEMLAKVDRAKLYHPLDAVALAKETSSDKYDATIDVAMRLSVDPRKADQLVRGTVSLPNGTGKTVRVAVFAEGDKATAAEEAGADIVGTDNLIEQINEGKIDFDVAIATPDQMAKVGRVARVLGPRGLMPNPKTGTVTPDVAKAIQDVKGGKIAFRVDKAANLHAMIGKASFTPEQLAENYGALLDEVLRLKPSSAKGIYLKKVTVSATQGPGVPVDTSVQKKYAQKD, encoded by the coding sequence ATGGCCAAGAAATCCAAGCGTTACGAAGAAATGCTCGCCAAGGTCGACCGTGCCAAGCTTTACCACCCGCTTGACGCTGTCGCTTTGGCGAAGGAGACCTCCTCCGATAAATACGACGCCACTATCGACGTCGCCATGCGTTTGTCTGTTGACCCGCGCAAGGCCGACCAGCTTGTGCGCGGCACTGTCTCCCTGCCCAACGGCACCGGCAAGACTGTCCGCGTCGCTGTTTTCGCTGAGGGCGATAAGGCAACCGCCGCTGAGGAAGCTGGCGCTGACATTGTCGGCACCGACAACTTGATCGAGCAGATTAACGAAGGCAAGATCGACTTCGATGTTGCGATCGCAACCCCCGACCAGATGGCCAAGGTCGGCCGTGTGGCCCGCGTGCTTGGCCCCCGCGGTCTGATGCCGAACCCGAAGACCGGCACTGTCACCCCGGATGTCGCCAAGGCGATCCAGGATGTCAAGGGCGGCAAGATCGCCTTCCGCGTGGACAAGGCTGCAAACCTGCACGCCATGATCGGCAAGGCGTCTTTCACCCCGGAGCAGCTCGCGGAAAACTACGGCGCGCTTTTGGACGAAGTTTTGCGCCTCAAGCCGTCCTCCGCGAAGGGCATCTACTTGAAGAAGGTCACGGTTTCTGCAACGCAGGGCCCGGGCGTTCCGGTCGATACTTCTGTGCAGAAGAAATACGCCCAGAAGGACTAA
- the rplL gene encoding 50S ribosomal protein L7/L12, protein MAKLSKDELIEQFKEMTLIELSEFLKEFEEVFDVTAAAPVAVAAAGAPAGGEAAAADEKDEFDVVLEDAGAKKIGVIKVVRELVPGLGLKDAKEMVEGAPKPILEGANKDDAEAAKAKLEEAGAKVTLK, encoded by the coding sequence ATGGCTAAGCTGTCTAAGGACGAGCTCATTGAGCAGTTCAAGGAAATGACCCTCATCGAGCTTTCCGAGTTCCTGAAGGAATTCGAGGAGGTCTTCGACGTTACCGCTGCCGCTCCGGTTGCTGTTGCTGCCGCAGGTGCTCCGGCTGGTGGCGAGGCTGCCGCTGCCGATGAGAAGGACGAGTTCGACGTCGTTCTCGAGGACGCTGGCGCCAAGAAGATCGGTGTCATCAAGGTGGTCCGCGAGCTCGTTCCGGGCCTCGGACTGAAAGACGCCAAGGAAATGGTCGAGGGTGCCCCGAAGCCTATCCTCGAAGGCGCCAACAAGGACGACGCCGAGGCTGCCAAGGCCAAGCTCGAGGAGGCTGGCGCGAAGGTTACCCTCAAGTAA
- the rplJ gene encoding 50S ribosomal protein L10, with product MANPKNVSELAALKEKFQQASSVVLTEYRGLTVGQLQNLRSELGFDVEYHVAKNTLIKIAANEQGIEGLDDLLTGPTAVAFIKGEAVDAAKVMKKFNKDHDAFVIKGGYMDGNVLDASQVDAIAEMDNRETTLAKLAGAFEGSLAKAAGLFQAPASKTARLVAALQDKQGEAA from the coding sequence ATGGCAAACCCGAAGAATGTCAGCGAGTTGGCTGCTTTGAAGGAGAAGTTCCAGCAGGCCAGCTCTGTTGTACTGACCGAGTACCGCGGTCTGACCGTTGGTCAGCTGCAGAACCTGCGTAGTGAGCTCGGTTTCGATGTCGAGTACCACGTCGCCAAGAACACCCTCATCAAGATTGCTGCAAACGAGCAGGGCATTGAGGGTCTCGATGATCTTCTGACCGGCCCGACCGCCGTCGCCTTCATCAAGGGCGAGGCTGTCGACGCCGCCAAGGTGATGAAGAAGTTCAACAAGGATCACGACGCTTTCGTGATCAAGGGCGGCTACATGGACGGCAACGTCCTGGATGCTTCCCAGGTTGACGCCATCGCTGAGATGGATAACCGCGAGACCACCCTGGCCAAGCTTGCTGGTGCCTTCGAGGGCTCTTTGGCAAAGGCTGCCGGCCTGTTCCAGGCTCCGGCGTCCAAGACCGCTCGCCTTGTCGCTGCGCTGCAGGACAAGCAGGGCGAAGCTGCGTAA
- the nusG gene encoding transcription termination/antitermination protein NusG, with amino-acid sequence MIAEGGAVEPETEPTRLAAEDQSEGDSQELNSQEAEPEGAAQEGDIAGAESALGGDVEESSDAAYRSRLREYTKELKKLPGDWYIIQSYSGYENKVKTNLDMRIQTLEVEDSIYDVVVPIEQATELKDGKRKLVKRKLLPGYVLVRMDMNDAAWSVVRETPGVTSFVGNEGNATPVKHRDVAKFLMPKEGSDNGAAAKSGAAGEGETVVAMPEEIKPAPLAHDYKVGEAVTILTGALASVSATISEIDEETGKIQALVSIFGRETPVELTADQIERIM; translated from the coding sequence ATGATTGCCGAGGGCGGTGCTGTCGAGCCGGAAACTGAGCCGACGCGCCTTGCCGCTGAGGATCAGTCTGAAGGGGATTCTCAGGAACTAAACTCGCAGGAGGCAGAGCCGGAAGGTGCGGCTCAGGAGGGCGACATTGCGGGCGCCGAGAGTGCTCTCGGAGGGGATGTGGAGGAGTCGAGCGACGCGGCTTACCGCAGCCGCTTGCGCGAGTACACCAAAGAGCTCAAGAAGCTTCCCGGTGACTGGTACATTATCCAGTCCTATTCTGGCTACGAGAATAAGGTCAAAACCAACCTCGACATGCGAATCCAGACGCTTGAGGTGGAAGATTCGATTTACGATGTTGTTGTGCCGATTGAGCAGGCCACAGAGCTCAAGGACGGCAAGCGCAAATTGGTCAAGCGTAAGCTTCTGCCGGGCTACGTCTTGGTGCGTATGGACATGAATGACGCCGCCTGGTCCGTGGTTCGGGAAACCCCGGGAGTTACCTCCTTCGTGGGCAACGAAGGCAACGCCACCCCGGTTAAACACCGCGACGTGGCGAAGTTCCTCATGCCGAAGGAAGGCTCAGATAACGGTGCGGCTGCGAAGTCCGGTGCAGCAGGCGAAGGCGAAACTGTGGTGGCTATGCCGGAGGAGATCAAGCCGGCGCCGCTCGCGCACGATTACAAGGTGGGCGAGGCCGTCACCATCCTCACCGGTGCGCTGGCTTCTGTGTCCGCCACGATCTCCGAAATCGACGAGGAAACCGGCAAGATTCAGGCGCTGGTGTCCATCTTCGGCCGTGAGACTCCGGTGGAGCTGACTGCTGACCAGATCGAGCGGATCATGTAG
- the rplK gene encoding 50S ribosomal protein L11 translates to MAKKKVSGLIKLQIEAGMANPAPPVGPALGAHGVNIVEFTKAYNAATESMRGNIIPVEITVYEDRSFDFILKSPPAAKLLLKAAGVNKGSGVPHTQKVGSVTWEQCKEIAETKKADLNARDIEAAAAIIAGTARSMGIDVKK, encoded by the coding sequence ATGGCTAAGAAGAAGGTCTCCGGCCTGATTAAGCTGCAAATTGAGGCAGGCATGGCTAACCCGGCACCGCCGGTTGGTCCGGCGCTGGGTGCGCACGGCGTTAATATCGTCGAGTTCACCAAGGCGTACAACGCCGCCACCGAGTCCATGCGCGGCAACATCATCCCGGTGGAGATCACCGTCTACGAGGATCGCTCTTTCGACTTCATTTTGAAGTCCCCGCCAGCCGCGAAGCTGCTGCTTAAGGCCGCTGGTGTCAACAAGGGCTCTGGCGTTCCGCACACCCAGAAGGTCGGCTCTGTGACCTGGGAGCAGTGCAAGGAGATCGCCGAGACGAAGAAGGCTGACCTCAACGCCCGCGACATCGAGGCTGCCGCAGCGATCATCGCCGGCACCGCCCGCTCTATGGGTATCGACGTCAAGAAGTAA
- the secE gene encoding preprotein translocase subunit SecE, which produces MTNPNAQNPAQPTGKRQLRGSSPTSSGSYEAKRDLQKSAEPDEKPGGGVAAFPGEVVSEMRKVIWPTSRQMLNYTLIVFGFLIVLTALVWGVDWVGRWVIEQIFVR; this is translated from the coding sequence GTGACGAATCCGAATGCACAGAACCCGGCGCAGCCGACGGGTAAGCGTCAACTGCGCGGTTCTTCTCCCACTTCGTCCGGCTCCTATGAGGCGAAGCGTGATCTGCAAAAGTCCGCAGAGCCTGATGAGAAGCCGGGCGGAGGTGTCGCTGCGTTTCCGGGCGAAGTTGTCTCCGAGATGCGCAAAGTCATCTGGCCGACGAGCCGCCAGATGCTTAACTACACGCTGATTGTCTTTGGTTTTCTCATCGTGCTCACCGCTTTGGTGTGGGGTGTTGATTGGGTTGGCCGCTGGGTAATTGAGCAAATCTTCGTCCGTTAG
- a CDS encoding polyprenyl synthetase family protein yields MTNGPTPPKPRDFTMDFGDADLTARMRRGMEAVEKLLGERLGTGEEFITDKVTHLVQAGGKRFRPLVALLCSEFGPQPHTENVIKAAAITEMVHLATLYHDDVMDEAAKRRGVDSANHRWSNTVAILAGDILFSHASKTMSEIDTETVNYFADTFRLLVTGQMRETVGARGGDPVEHYLKVIEEKTGVLIAAAAHLGARHAGASKEIVEHCEGVGAAIGMVFQIVDDIIDIFSSSSESGKVPGTDLREGVFTLPVLYAMREDSPAGTELRELLTGPLTKDEDVEHALALISETAGRQRALEEVHRYLDIAEQHLDSLPDSPANRALRQVSTYTVQRVG; encoded by the coding sequence ATGACTAACGGCCCTACACCGCCAAAGCCACGTGATTTCACCATGGACTTCGGCGACGCCGACCTCACCGCCCGTATGCGCCGGGGAATGGAGGCAGTCGAAAAGCTGCTCGGAGAAAGACTCGGAACGGGCGAAGAATTCATCACGGACAAAGTCACACACCTCGTCCAAGCCGGCGGCAAACGCTTCCGCCCATTAGTGGCGCTACTGTGCAGCGAATTCGGGCCACAGCCGCACACAGAAAACGTCATCAAAGCAGCCGCGATCACTGAAATGGTGCACCTGGCCACCTTGTACCACGACGATGTGATGGACGAAGCCGCCAAACGCCGCGGCGTCGACTCAGCCAACCACAGATGGAGCAACACCGTCGCCATCCTTGCCGGCGATATCTTGTTCTCCCACGCCTCCAAAACGATGAGCGAGATCGACACCGAAACCGTCAACTACTTTGCTGACACCTTCCGCCTCCTCGTTACCGGGCAAATGCGCGAAACCGTCGGCGCCCGCGGCGGTGACCCAGTGGAGCATTACCTGAAAGTCATCGAAGAAAAAACCGGTGTCCTCATCGCCGCCGCAGCACACCTGGGCGCCCGCCATGCGGGCGCCAGCAAAGAGATCGTGGAGCACTGCGAGGGCGTCGGTGCGGCGATCGGCATGGTCTTTCAAATAGTCGACGACATCATCGACATCTTCTCCAGCTCCTCTGAGTCCGGCAAAGTCCCCGGCACCGACCTGCGAGAAGGCGTTTTTACTTTGCCTGTGCTCTACGCCATGCGGGAAGATTCACCAGCCGGAACTGAGCTGCGTGAACTGCTCACCGGCCCATTGACCAAAGACGAAGACGTCGAGCACGCCCTCGCCTTGATCAGCGAGACCGCGGGGAGACAGCGCGCACTTGAGGAGGTCCACCGCTACCTCGACATCGCCGAACAGCACCTCGACTCACTGCCCGACAGCCCCGCGAACCGTGCCCTGCGCCAAGTCTCCACCTACACCGTCCAGCGCGTGGGATAA
- a CDS encoding geranylgeranyl reductase family protein — MNSSWDVVVVGAGPSGSVAAVSTQKAGLRTLLIDAQPPQRDKTCGDGLTPRAVKTLRDVRLEHVLPAYRNNGLKLHGFGGDVTAPWPGGFYGSEGSAVARKDFDAALVSEAERAGATVWQDCPATAVEVSAEGITAIDTPRERIAPRWVIVADGVRSPVGKMLGRIWHRDEVYGIAARSYCTSRHAGEPWMHSHVELVDDTGTTQPGYGWIFPLGQESGQVNLGCGALSTSKRPAKINTKKLLHFYAEQQRPGWELGAPQSVTSAMLPMGGAVSNVAGPNWALIGDAAACVNPLNGEGIDYGMETAVMAAALIGEGKDLTLAWPDALRTAYGQAFLLARTAARVLTYPQFLPLAGPVALRGPVGKRIMPAAARLMGNLTTDADRDVISWVWRTAGELTPKRGALWDAA; from the coding sequence ATGAACAGCAGTTGGGATGTGGTTGTTGTGGGAGCTGGCCCTTCGGGGTCGGTTGCGGCTGTGTCCACGCAGAAGGCGGGCTTGCGCACGTTGCTTATCGACGCCCAGCCGCCCCAGCGCGACAAAACCTGCGGCGATGGCTTGACCCCGCGCGCCGTCAAGACGTTGCGCGATGTGCGCCTTGAGCATGTTCTTCCTGCTTACCGCAACAACGGGCTGAAGCTGCACGGCTTCGGTGGTGATGTCACTGCCCCCTGGCCGGGAGGTTTCTACGGCAGCGAAGGCTCCGCCGTGGCCCGCAAAGATTTCGATGCCGCCTTGGTTTCTGAGGCTGAGCGCGCTGGCGCAACCGTGTGGCAGGACTGTCCGGCAACGGCGGTGGAGGTATCTGCCGAGGGCATCACTGCGATTGACACTCCGCGCGAGCGGATCGCCCCCAGGTGGGTCATCGTGGCCGACGGGGTGCGCTCCCCGGTGGGCAAGATGCTAGGGCGCATCTGGCACCGCGACGAGGTGTATGGCATCGCCGCGCGCTCCTACTGCACGAGCCGGCACGCCGGAGAGCCGTGGATGCACTCACACGTTGAGCTTGTCGACGACACCGGCACCACCCAACCCGGCTACGGCTGGATCTTCCCACTCGGTCAGGAATCAGGACAGGTCAACCTTGGCTGCGGCGCTTTGTCCACATCGAAGCGGCCAGCGAAGATCAACACCAAAAAGCTGCTGCATTTTTACGCCGAGCAGCAGCGTCCCGGGTGGGAGCTGGGTGCCCCGCAGTCGGTGACCAGTGCGATGTTGCCGATGGGCGGGGCGGTATCCAATGTTGCAGGGCCGAATTGGGCGTTGATCGGCGACGCCGCGGCGTGCGTCAACCCGCTCAACGGGGAAGGCATCGACTACGGCATGGAAACTGCGGTGATGGCGGCGGCTTTGATCGGGGAGGGCAAGGATTTGACTCTTGCGTGGCCGGACGCGTTGCGCACCGCGTACGGGCAGGCGTTTTTGCTGGCCCGCACTGCGGCTCGGGTCCTTACGTACCCACAGTTTCTGCCGTTGGCGGGGCCGGTGGCGTTACGGGGGCCGGTGGGCAAGCGAATCATGCCGGCGGCGGCGCGCCTGATGGGCAACCTCACCACCGACGCTGACCGCGATGTCATTTCGTGGGTGTGGCGCACCGCGGGCGAGCTAACACCGAAACGCGGCGCGTTGTGGGACGCGGCCTGA